The Streptomyces albofaciens JCM 4342 genome has a segment encoding these proteins:
- a CDS encoding ABC transporter ATP-binding protein, whose protein sequence is MAPTDSPPPVTVTDLEIGCGTGPVLLRRTSLGLRRGRITALTGPSGSGKTTLLHALIGDLPYGARVVSGSVEVLGRDVFSLPPAALRNLRRRQVAYVGQDPGSALNPRMTARRLIAELAADRSPEAIGQVMADCRLPGALAHHRPGALSGGQQRRLALARALARRPEVLLLDEPTAGLDAALRDEITALLRRLATEHGLAVVMASHDPYAVESCADTVVTLATGPAPYAPPTPARPVTGRRSPAAPPPEPSAAAPGLRAENLHVAFTHRGHTHQALAGAGFHAPTGSATGITGPSGCGKTTLLRTLAGLQVPQSGTLTWDGRPLPAPVRKRGRDMQRRIQFVPQNPLGALNPARTIGATLGRPLRLHRIVGAQETPARVGSLLEAVGLPGDFAHRYPHELSGGQRQRASIARALATEPDLLLCDEITSALDPATAAAVLDLLAHLRATRRLTLVLVSHEVDLIAAYTDTVHVLRHGRVDRPAAPREGAASA, encoded by the coding sequence TTGGCCCCGACCGACTCCCCGCCGCCCGTGACGGTCACCGACCTCGAAATCGGCTGCGGCACCGGGCCCGTACTGCTGCGCCGCACCAGCCTCGGCCTGCGACGCGGCCGGATCACCGCCCTCACCGGGCCGTCCGGCTCCGGCAAGACGACGCTCCTGCACGCCCTCATCGGCGACCTCCCGTACGGCGCGCGCGTCGTCTCCGGCAGCGTCGAGGTGCTGGGCCGGGACGTGTTCTCGCTTCCGCCCGCCGCGCTGCGGAACCTGCGCCGCCGGCAGGTCGCCTACGTCGGCCAGGACCCGGGCTCCGCCCTCAACCCCCGGATGACGGCCCGGCGCCTGATCGCCGAACTGGCCGCCGACCGCTCGCCGGAGGCGATCGGACAGGTCATGGCCGACTGCCGGTTGCCGGGTGCCCTCGCCCACCACCGTCCGGGCGCCCTGTCCGGGGGCCAGCAGCGGCGGCTCGCGCTGGCCCGCGCGCTGGCCCGGCGTCCCGAGGTACTGCTGCTGGACGAGCCCACCGCGGGCCTGGACGCCGCCCTCCGCGACGAGATCACCGCCCTCCTGCGGCGGCTCGCCACCGAGCACGGCCTCGCCGTCGTGATGGCGAGCCATGATCCGTACGCCGTCGAGAGCTGCGCCGATACGGTGGTCACCCTCGCCACAGGGCCCGCCCCGTACGCGCCGCCCACCCCCGCACGCCCCGTCACGGGCCGCCGGTCTCCCGCCGCCCCACCGCCGGAGCCATCCGCAGCGGCTCCAGGCCTGCGCGCCGAGAACCTGCACGTCGCCTTCACCCACCGGGGCCACACCCATCAGGCCCTGGCGGGCGCCGGGTTCCACGCCCCCACCGGCTCCGCCACCGGCATCACCGGCCCTTCCGGCTGCGGCAAGACCACCCTGCTGCGGACGCTCGCGGGCCTCCAGGTCCCGCAGTCCGGCACCCTCACCTGGGACGGGCGGCCCCTGCCCGCGCCCGTACGCAAACGCGGCCGCGACATGCAGCGGCGCATCCAGTTCGTCCCGCAGAACCCGCTCGGCGCCCTCAACCCGGCGCGCACCATCGGCGCCACCCTCGGCCGCCCCCTCCGGCTCCACCGCATCGTCGGCGCACAGGAGACGCCCGCCCGGGTCGGCAGCCTCCTCGAAGCCGTCGGGCTGCCCGGCGACTTCGCCCACCGCTACCCCCACGAACTCTCCGGCGGACAGCGCCAGCGCGCCTCCATCGCCCGCGCCCTGGCCACCGAACCGGACCTCCTGCTGTGCGACGAGATCACCTCCGCACTCGACCCGGCCACCGCCGCCGCGGTCCTGGACCTCCTCGCCCACCTGCGCGCCACGCGGCGGCTGACCCTCGTCCTCGTCAGCCACGAAGTCGACCTGATCGCCGCGTACACGGACACCGTCCACGTGTTGCGCCACGGGCGCGTCGACCGGCCCGCGGCACCGCGCGAGGGCGCGGCGTCGGCCTAG
- a CDS encoding ABC transporter permease, whose product MSTTAKAARPRTRRPRPRALVPAVPALLLVLLALTGPLLAAHPVDRPVTAPYGEAGTGGAPLGGDQLGRDVLSRLLHGGSALIGSALAVAAVVTFLATLLGCFAVLGPRLGRLVERAADTAILLPSVLGIMLLALAWPGGGRLAVSAAAVVLGTPYAVRIVAGAAAPLAATGFVEAATASGERLAHLALREILPNLRATVLALFGLRFVDAVYVIAMAGFLQLGPRPPEADWALMIRENGPGILLNPWAVLAPGLAIGLLAVGVNLAANALAPATVRRAALR is encoded by the coding sequence ATGAGCACCACCGCGAAGGCCGCCCGGCCGCGCACCCGCCGCCCGCGGCCGCGTGCCCTCGTACCCGCCGTCCCCGCCCTCCTCCTGGTCCTGCTGGCGCTGACCGGTCCGCTGCTCGCCGCGCACCCGGTGGACCGGCCGGTCACCGCTCCGTACGGGGAGGCGGGGACGGGCGGCGCGCCGCTGGGCGGCGACCAGCTCGGCCGGGACGTGCTGAGCCGGCTGCTGCACGGCGGGAGCGCGCTGATCGGGAGCGCGCTCGCGGTGGCCGCCGTGGTCACGTTCCTGGCGACCCTGCTCGGCTGCTTCGCCGTGCTCGGTCCGCGGCTGGGGCGGCTGGTCGAGCGCGCGGCGGACACCGCGATCCTGCTGCCGTCGGTGCTGGGCATCATGCTCCTCGCGCTGGCCTGGCCCGGCGGCGGCCGGCTCGCGGTCAGCGCGGCCGCCGTCGTGCTGGGGACCCCGTACGCCGTACGGATCGTCGCCGGCGCGGCGGCCCCGCTCGCCGCCACCGGGTTCGTCGAGGCGGCCACCGCGAGCGGTGAGCGCCTGGCCCACCTGGCGCTGCGCGAGATCCTGCCCAACCTGCGCGCCACCGTGCTCGCGCTCTTCGGCCTGCGCTTCGTGGACGCGGTGTACGTCATCGCCATGGCCGGGTTCCTCCAGCTCGGCCCCCGCCCCCCGGAGGCCGACTGGGCACTGATGATCCGCGAGAACGGACCCGGCATCCTCCTCAACCCGTGGGCGGTCCTCGCGCCCGGCCTGGCCATCGGCCTGCTCGCGGTCGGCGTCAACCTCGCCGCCAACGCCCTGGCACCCGCCACCGTCCGCAGGGCCGCCCTGCGATGA
- a CDS encoding ABC transporter permease → MTGSGALEDTTRSVPEPAVRRAVGLAARLAAVLAKRVALLVVLLAVVFAAIELLPGDAASATSERGEGAAGVAARRRLLGLDRPVWERFRDWLTALPTGDLGTSARGERVSDLLSAPLPNTLLLGSTAFVLTVLAALALGTWAAARPKGVVDRVVDLTSTAAFALPEFVVAVGLLLVLSLWTGWLPAATVTGADGTPAGWHMLVMPVLALTVPQTGWNTRIVRGALADQAATPHVAAARLDGLPTRQVLLRHALPGAWPAIATGVATSTGMLLGGTVVVETLFNYPGIGTVLAGAVADRDTPVIAAVVACSAALITVVLLLADLIRARTLGVRA, encoded by the coding sequence GTGACGGGGAGCGGCGCCCTTGAGGACACCACCCGGTCCGTACCGGAACCGGCCGTGCGGCGGGCGGTTGGCCTCGCCGCGCGGCTGGCGGCCGTACTGGCCAAGCGCGTCGCACTGCTGGTCGTGCTGCTCGCGGTGGTATTCGCCGCGATCGAGCTGCTGCCGGGCGACGCGGCCTCCGCCACGTCGGAGCGGGGTGAGGGCGCCGCCGGAGTCGCCGCGCGCCGTCGTCTGCTCGGCCTGGACCGGCCGGTGTGGGAACGCTTCCGGGACTGGCTCACCGCGCTGCCCACCGGCGACCTCGGCACCTCGGCGCGCGGCGAACGCGTCTCCGACCTGCTCTCCGCGCCGCTGCCCAACACCCTCCTGCTGGGCTCCACCGCGTTCGTCCTGACCGTCCTCGCCGCGCTCGCCCTGGGCACCTGGGCCGCCGCCCGGCCGAAGGGCGTCGTGGACCGGGTGGTGGACCTGACCTCGACCGCCGCCTTCGCGCTGCCCGAATTCGTGGTCGCCGTCGGCCTGTTGCTGGTGCTGTCGCTGTGGACGGGCTGGCTGCCCGCCGCCACGGTCACCGGTGCCGACGGCACGCCCGCCGGGTGGCACATGCTGGTGATGCCGGTACTGGCCCTGACCGTTCCGCAGACCGGCTGGAACACCCGCATCGTCCGCGGCGCCCTAGCCGACCAGGCCGCGACCCCGCACGTGGCGGCGGCCCGTCTGGACGGACTGCCCACCCGGCAGGTGCTGCTCCGGCACGCGCTGCCGGGCGCCTGGCCCGCCATCGCCACCGGTGTGGCCACCTCCACCGGCATGCTGCTCGGCGGCACCGTCGTCGTGGAGACCCTGTTCAACTACCCGGGGATCGGCACGGTGCTGGCCGGAGCCGTCGCCGACCGGGACACCCCGGTCATCGCGGCCGTCGTCGCCTGCTCGGCCGCCCTGATCACCGTCGTCCTCCTGCTGGCCGACCTGATACGCGCCCGCACGCTCGGAGTCCGCGCATGA
- a CDS encoding ABC transporter substrate-binding protein, translating to MDFSRRQALCTGGGLGAAALLAACGGGAGTAPAAGGSPRRGGTLRVGALGRTSAITRDPHGTQGNESDYLVIALVHDTLTAPGGKDNNTVARLASAFTPSKDLRTWRFTLAEGAAFHDGTPVTADDVVWSLRRLRGTPSGAARLPGITAGHITADGKRTVVLVSDYANAELPLLTRLSTFVLKKDTPDKEIPGAPGTGPFKLDWYRGGNARLLRNTDWYGGAVHLDAIEVTMFQSPQAMANAMLSGQIDVASNAGAVAARTARARRDVQVVRRPDDMAMPIVMRTSGGPFADARVREAMKLLVDREAMVRQVLSGYGSVANDILGTGDPAYAGDLPQRRRDLARAQRLLTDAGFDFSRTYQLVTTEDVAGLAESATLFASQAREAGVRIEVVKQESGAFYQKTWLKGDFYTNYWGTNDSVVFFASKTLTTGAGQNETDWSDQEFDAAYRKVLATADRTARTAALRDLQRIEHDRSGYLLWGMADGIDLAAPKVRGLPKLPGYGRVQLENVWLAP from the coding sequence ATGGACTTCAGCAGGCGGCAAGCGCTGTGCACCGGCGGGGGTTTGGGAGCGGCGGCGTTGCTCGCGGCGTGCGGGGGCGGTGCCGGTACGGCGCCCGCCGCCGGCGGCTCACCACGCCGGGGCGGCACCCTGCGCGTCGGCGCGCTCGGCCGCACGTCGGCGATCACCCGGGACCCGCACGGCACCCAGGGCAACGAGAGCGACTACCTCGTCATCGCGCTCGTCCACGACACGCTGACCGCGCCCGGCGGCAAGGACAACAACACCGTCGCCCGCCTCGCCTCCGCCTTCACCCCCTCGAAGGACCTCAGGACCTGGCGCTTCACCCTCGCCGAGGGCGCCGCCTTCCACGACGGCACACCGGTCACCGCGGACGACGTCGTCTGGTCGCTGCGCCGGCTGCGCGGCACCCCCTCCGGAGCGGCCCGGCTGCCCGGCATCACGGCCGGTCACATCACCGCCGACGGCAAGCGCACCGTCGTCCTGGTCTCCGACTACGCCAACGCCGAACTCCCCCTGCTCACCCGGCTGTCCACGTTCGTGCTCAAGAAGGACACCCCGGACAAGGAGATCCCCGGGGCGCCCGGCACCGGCCCCTTCAAGCTCGACTGGTACCGCGGCGGCAACGCCCGGCTGCTGCGCAACACGGACTGGTACGGCGGCGCGGTCCACCTCGACGCCATCGAGGTCACCATGTTCCAGAGCCCGCAGGCGATGGCGAACGCGATGCTGTCCGGCCAGATCGACGTGGCGTCCAACGCCGGCGCCGTCGCCGCCCGTACCGCCCGGGCCCGCCGGGACGTCCAGGTCGTCCGCCGCCCCGACGACATGGCCATGCCCATCGTGATGCGCACCTCCGGCGGCCCGTTCGCCGACGCCAGGGTGCGGGAGGCGATGAAGCTTCTGGTGGACCGCGAGGCGATGGTCCGGCAGGTGCTGTCCGGGTACGGGTCCGTCGCCAACGACATTCTCGGTACGGGCGATCCCGCCTACGCCGGTGATCTCCCCCAGCGGCGGCGCGACCTGGCCAGGGCCCAACGGCTGCTGACCGACGCCGGGTTCGACTTCTCCCGTACGTACCAGCTGGTCACCACGGAGGACGTCGCCGGGCTCGCCGAGTCCGCCACCCTCTTCGCCTCCCAGGCCCGGGAGGCCGGCGTCAGGATCGAGGTCGTCAAGCAGGAGTCCGGCGCCTTCTACCAGAAGACCTGGCTCAAGGGCGACTTCTACACCAACTACTGGGGCACCAACGACTCCGTCGTCTTCTTCGCCTCCAAGACCCTGACCACCGGGGCCGGGCAGAACGAGACCGACTGGTCGGACCAGGAGTTCGACGCCGCGTACCGCAAGGTCCTGGCCACCGCCGACCGCACGGCCCGCACCGCGGCCCTGCGCGACCTCCAGCGCATCGAGCACGACCGGTCCGGCTACCTGCTGTGGGGCATGGCCGACGGCATCGACCTGGCCGCGCCGAAGGTCCGCGGACTGCCGAAGCTGCCCGGTTACGGACGTGTGCAGCTCGAAAACGTCTGGCTCGCCCCGTGA